In Sulfitobacter albidus, the following proteins share a genomic window:
- a CDS encoding hydroxypyruvate isomerase family protein: protein MDRFDAAGAAGFAAVEMLFPYELPAREVQQALGRNGLRMVLINAPPPNYTGGERGFAAVPGSEARFDHDMRRAFRYAQALGVGVIHVMAGEGAGEEARAAMIDNLTRACAAAPKGITLTIEPLCAESAPGYFLNDYNAAAEIIAAVGAPDLGLQFDSYHAQMIHGDAVAIYEKFADIIRHVQLGDAPGRVPPGQGSVDFAGLFAALRAAKYRGYVAGEYTPGGATEKTLDWVKAL, encoded by the coding sequence ATGGACCGCTTCGACGCGGCGGGGGCTGCGGGGTTTGCGGCGGTCGAGATGCTGTTTCCCTACGAGCTGCCCGCGCGCGAGGTGCAGCAGGCACTGGGGCGGAACGGTTTGCGCATGGTGCTGATCAACGCGCCGCCGCCCAATTACACCGGTGGGGAGCGGGGATTTGCCGCCGTGCCGGGGAGCGAGGCGCGGTTTGACCATGACATGCGCCGGGCGTTTCGCTACGCGCAGGCGCTGGGCGTGGGCGTGATCCATGTGATGGCCGGGGAGGGCGCCGGAGAGGAGGCGCGCGCGGCGATGATCGACAACCTGACGCGCGCCTGTGCGGCGGCACCCAAGGGCATCACGCTGACGATCGAGCCTTTGTGTGCCGAGTCGGCGCCGGGCTATTTCCTGAATGATTACAATGCGGCGGCAGAGATTATCGCGGCGGTGGGCGCGCCTGATCTGGGGCTGCAGTTCGACAGCTACCATGCGCAGATGATCCACGGGGATGCGGTCGCGATCTATGAGAAATTCGCGGATATCATCCGTCACGTGCAATTGGGCGATGCGCCGGGACGGGTGCCGCCGGGGCAGGGCAGCGTGGATTTTGCCGGGCTGTTTGCGGCGCTGCGGGCGGCGAAATATCGCGGCTATGTGGCGGGGGAATACACGCCTGGCGGGGCCACGGAAAAGACCCTTGATTGGGTGAAAGCGCTGTGA
- a CDS encoding DUF6478 family protein, producing MAKIGENFLDAAFYSRAIAKWARNARMARKADLAGLRRQRLKARQLKAHLDELIHVADERLALPLIGSTSFPKPHNADWAWRPELWRGPLPQPGLSSVQTRAMLGNEVTLFHDCTISELTLRQLRNLREEDLAPYGLRMDVFRFDGSFLSLVVDLPEEGYTGLKRTHLLRMDMIVELEKPIEIFARLNIKNGPNTEQIVREIDFTEDQIVVEFDLAYSKMNERRVEGAWIDLIFEGPEMNQVVLRDLTFSRRPRAQI from the coding sequence ATGGCAAAGATCGGCGAAAATTTCCTCGATGCGGCGTTCTACAGCCGGGCAATCGCCAAATGGGCGCGCAACGCCCGCATGGCGCGCAAGGCCGATCTGGCCGGGCTGCGGCGCCAGCGCCTCAAGGCCCGCCAGCTCAAGGCGCACCTGGATGAGCTGATCCACGTCGCCGACGAACGGCTCGCCCTGCCACTCATCGGCTCCACCAGCTTTCCCAAACCGCATAACGCCGATTGGGCATGGCGGCCCGAGTTGTGGCGCGGCCCGCTGCCGCAACCCGGCCTCAGCTCCGTGCAGACCCGCGCAATGCTCGGCAACGAGGTGACGCTGTTCCACGATTGCACCATCTCCGAGCTGACCCTGCGCCAGCTGCGCAACCTGCGCGAGGAAGACCTCGCCCCCTACGGTCTGCGCATGGATGTCTTCCGCTTTGACGGGTCGTTCCTGTCGCTGGTCGTCGACCTGCCCGAAGAGGGCTACACGGGCCTCAAACGCACCCACCTTCTACGCATGGACATGATCGTCGAGCTGGAAAAACCGATCGAAATCTTCGCCCGCCTCAACATCAAGAACGGCCCCAACACCGAACAGATCGTACGCGAGATCGACTTTACCGAGGATCAGATCGTCGTCGAATTCGACCTCGCCTATTCCAAGATGAACGAACGCCGGGTCGAAGGCGCATGGATCGACCTGATCTTTGAAGGCCCGGAGATGAACCAGGTCGTGCTGCGCGATCTAACCTTCTCGCGCCGCCCGCGCGCGCAGATCTGA
- a CDS encoding DUF2459 domain-containing protein → MTVGTVVRSVVGDSAVLRIDIAGALPDNHSLRSLLLSDAQYAALLAGITAELTARDPVLRAGFTPTDAFYPAHGRFHLLRTCNVWLGEKLRAAGVRFGLWTPLPLSVSVSHGLYH, encoded by the coding sequence GTGACGGTCGGCACCGTGGTGCGTAGCGTGGTCGGAGACAGCGCCGTGCTGCGCATCGACATCGCGGGCGCGCTACCAGACAACCACAGCCTGCGCAGCCTGCTGCTCAGCGATGCGCAATACGCGGCCCTTCTGGCCGGGATCACCGCCGAACTGACTGCACGCGACCCGGTGCTGCGTGCGGGGTTCACGCCCACCGATGCGTTCTATCCCGCCCACGGCCGCTTTCATCTGCTGCGCACCTGCAACGTCTGGCTGGGGGAAAAGCTGCGCGCCGCCGGCGTGCGCTTTGGCCTCTGGACGCCGCTGCCGCTCTCGGTTTCCGTGTCGCACGGGCTCTACCACTGA
- a CDS encoding murein hydrolase activator EnvC family protein, whose amino-acid sequence MWRAALLCAALAGPASAQDGAAAQARAALTQLEGALAQLDEAQSARNRIRALTETIQAFEDGLAAMRTGLREAAIREAQLTQRLAARETEVAQLIAALQSIGTPRTPTALLHPDGPTGTARAGLLLADLTPALNARADRLRRDLEDVQTLRVLQTDAAARLRESLTAVQGARTALNQAMAERTDLPRRFVEDPVSTAILIASTETLSGFASGLSQIVAEEDLNVRAPTAIEAEIGSLPLPVQGLVLRAMNEPDAAGVARPGVLIATRPRAIVTSPTAATIRYTGPLLDLGNVMILEPRADTLFVLAGLETVYGSAGEVIAAGAPIGLMGGPAATLGGELSTDGEGTGAARSETLYMEVRQDNVPQDPEAWFRTDKDGE is encoded by the coding sequence ATGTGGCGCGCGGCCCTCCTGTGTGCGGCTTTGGCCGGGCCTGCGTCGGCGCAGGACGGTGCGGCAGCGCAGGCGCGCGCGGCATTGACGCAGCTGGAGGGCGCGCTGGCGCAGCTGGATGAGGCGCAAAGCGCGCGCAACCGCATCCGCGCTTTGACCGAGACCATTCAGGCCTTCGAGGACGGGCTGGCCGCGATGCGTACCGGCCTGCGCGAGGCGGCGATTCGCGAGGCGCAGCTGACGCAGCGGTTGGCGGCGCGGGAGACGGAAGTGGCGCAGCTGATCGCCGCGCTGCAGAGCATCGGCACACCGCGCACGCCCACGGCATTGCTGCACCCCGACGGGCCCACGGGCACGGCGCGGGCGGGCCTGCTGCTGGCCGATCTGACGCCGGCGTTGAACGCGCGGGCCGACCGGTTGCGGCGTGATCTGGAGGATGTGCAGACGCTGCGCGTGTTGCAGACGGACGCGGCGGCGCGGCTGCGCGAGAGCCTGACGGCGGTGCAGGGCGCGCGCACGGCGCTCAATCAGGCGATGGCGGAGCGCACGGATCTGCCGCGCCGCTTTGTCGAGGATCCGGTGTCGACCGCGATCCTGATCGCCTCGACCGAGACGCTGTCGGGCTTTGCCTCGGGCCTGTCGCAGATCGTGGCGGAAGAAGACCTGAACGTGCGCGCCCCCACGGCCATCGAGGCGGAGATCGGCAGCTTGCCCCTGCCGGTGCAGGGTCTGGTGCTGCGCGCGATGAACGAGCCGGACGCGGCGGGGGTGGCACGGCCCGGCGTGCTGATCGCGACGCGCCCGCGTGCGATTGTCACATCGCCCACGGCGGCCACGATCCGCTACACCGGCCCTCTATTGGATCTTGGCAACGTCATGATCCTTGAGCCGCGGGCGGATACGCTGTTTGTGCTTGCGGGGCTTGAGACGGTGTATGGCAGCGCGGGCGAGGTGATCGCCGCCGGTGCGCCGATTGGATTGATGGGCGGCCCTGCCGCGACACTCGGCGGGGAATTGTCAACAGATGGTGAGGGCACTGGCGCCGCGCGCTCGGAAACGCTCTATATGGAAGTAAGACAGGATAATGTTCCGCAGGACCCAGAGGCGTGGTTCAGAACTGACAAGGATGGTGAGTAG
- a CDS encoding amino acid synthesis family protein, with protein sequence MKAQIRKIAVTVEETHIEMGRPVTPPTRKAVAVAVIANPFAGSYAEDLTDLMDIGAELGALLGERCVQALGITPAQAQSYGKSAMVGERGELEHAAAILHPKLGAPLRAAVEKGAALVASSKKMGSPGQVLDVPLGHKDAAYVRSHFDGIEVQLNDAPRASEIMVAVAVTDSGRPLPRVGGLTHEEAQGTDGLR encoded by the coding sequence ATGAAAGCACAGATCCGCAAAATCGCCGTCACGGTCGAGGAAACCCATATCGAGATGGGCCGCCCCGTCACGCCGCCCACGCGCAAGGCCGTGGCCGTGGCCGTCATCGCCAATCCCTTCGCGGGCAGCTACGCCGAAGACCTCACGGACCTCATGGACATCGGCGCCGAGCTGGGCGCGCTGCTGGGCGAGCGCTGCGTGCAGGCGCTGGGGATCACGCCCGCGCAGGCCCAAAGCTACGGCAAATCCGCGATGGTGGGCGAGCGCGGCGAGCTTGAGCACGCCGCCGCCATCCTGCACCCCAAACTGGGCGCCCCCCTGCGCGCGGCGGTCGAAAAGGGCGCGGCCCTCGTCGCGTCCTCGAAAAAGATGGGCAGCCCGGGTCAGGTGCTCGACGTGCCGCTGGGCCATAAGGATGCGGCCTATGTGCGCAGCCATTTCGACGGGATCGAAGTCCAGCTCAACGATGCCCCCCGCGCGTCCGAGATCATGGTCGCCGTCGCCGTCACCGACAGCGGCCGCCCCCTGCCGCGCGTCGGCGGTCTGACCCACGAAGAGGCGCAGGGCACGGACGGTCTGCGCTGA
- the polA gene encoding DNA polymerase I, translating to MAFGKGHHLHLIDGSAFIFRAYHALPPLTRKSDGLPIGAVSGFCNMLQRYVEGNAGGDVTHIAVIFDKGSHTFRNDMYDQYKANREAMPEDLRPQIPLTREATHAFNIACEEMEGYEADDIIATLAVQARNAGGRCTIISSDKDLMQLVGGGVEMFDAMKNNTIDVEGVEAKFGVGPDRVVDVQALAGDSVDNVPGAPGIGIKTAALLINEYGDLETLLDRAEEIKQPKRRQTLIDNRAQIELSKRLVQLDENTPLTFTLDDLEIRDPDPQKLLDFLTRMEFRTLTKRIADALKVEAPTIPDPAPAEDAPQIEAPDFDKSTYTQVGTAEELQTWIDKIYARGYVAVDTETTGLNEMTADLVGISLCVEAGEACYIPLIHKANRGDDLFGSDDLAEGQMPLDDALKMLTPVLEDPGILKIGQNMKYDAKIFAQIGITLAPFDDTMLMSYAMHAGLHGHGMDTLSERYLNHTPLPIKPLLGSGKSAITFDKVPLADAVPYAAEDADITLRLWQLFKPQLHRAQTTRVYETLERPLVPVLAQMERHGVKVDRDTLSRMSNAFAQKMGALEAEIHELAGRSFNVGSPKQLGEILFDEMGLEGGKKGKTGAYATGADVLEDLATEHDLPARVLDWRQLSKLKSTYTDALQDHINPDTGRVHTSYSITGASTGRLASTDPNLQNIPIRTEEGRRIREAFVAEEGKTLVALDYSQIELRLLAHIADIPELKQAFADGHDIHAMTASEMFNVPMDEMTSDVRRQAKAINFGVIYGISGFGLARNLRIPRAEAQGFIDRYFERFPGIRKYMDDTKSFAREHGFVQTLFGRKIHTPEIASKGPRAGFAARAAINAPIQGTAADVIRRAMIRMPDAIAGQPAKMLLQVHDELLFEVDQGAEDTLIDTARKVMEAASDPVVKLDVSLSVDAGTGSNWAEAH from the coding sequence ATGGCATTCGGCAAGGGACACCACCTGCATCTGATCGACGGATCGGCGTTCATCTTCCGCGCCTACCACGCGCTGCCCCCGCTCACGCGCAAATCCGACGGTCTGCCCATCGGCGCGGTGTCGGGCTTTTGCAACATGCTGCAACGCTACGTCGAAGGGAACGCGGGCGGCGACGTCACCCATATCGCCGTGATCTTTGACAAGGGCAGCCATACCTTCCGCAACGACATGTACGACCAGTACAAGGCTAACCGCGAGGCCATGCCCGAAGACCTGCGCCCGCAGATCCCCCTGACGCGCGAGGCCACCCACGCCTTCAACATCGCCTGCGAAGAGATGGAGGGATACGAGGCCGACGACATCATCGCCACCCTCGCCGTGCAGGCCCGCAACGCCGGCGGGCGCTGTACCATCATCAGCTCGGACAAGGATCTGATGCAACTGGTCGGCGGCGGCGTGGAAATGTTCGACGCGATGAAGAACAACACAATCGACGTCGAAGGTGTGGAGGCGAAATTCGGCGTCGGCCCCGACCGCGTGGTCGACGTGCAGGCGCTCGCGGGCGATTCGGTCGACAACGTGCCGGGTGCGCCCGGCATCGGCATCAAAACCGCCGCCCTGCTTATCAATGAATACGGCGATCTCGAAACCCTGCTCGACCGCGCCGAAGAGATCAAACAGCCCAAGCGCCGCCAGACCCTCATCGACAACCGCGCCCAGATCGAGCTGTCCAAGCGCCTCGTGCAGCTGGATGAGAACACGCCGCTGACCTTCACCCTCGACGATCTGGAAATCCGCGACCCCGATCCGCAGAAACTCCTCGATTTCCTGACGCGGATGGAGTTCCGCACCCTCACCAAACGCATCGCCGACGCGCTCAAGGTCGAAGCACCCACAATCCCCGATCCCGCCCCCGCCGAGGACGCGCCACAGATCGAGGCGCCCGATTTCGACAAATCCACCTACACGCAAGTCGGCACCGCCGAAGAGCTGCAAACATGGATCGATAAAATCTACGCCCGCGGCTACGTCGCCGTAGATACCGAAACCACCGGCCTGAATGAAATGACCGCCGATCTCGTCGGCATCTCGCTCTGTGTCGAGGCCGGGGAGGCGTGCTATATCCCGCTTATCCACAAGGCCAATCGCGGCGACGATCTTTTTGGCTCCGACGATCTGGCCGAGGGACAGATGCCACTCGACGACGCGCTGAAAATGCTCACGCCCGTGCTGGAGGATCCCGGCATCCTCAAGATCGGGCAGAACATGAAATACGACGCCAAGATCTTTGCCCAGATCGGCATCACGCTGGCCCCCTTCGACGACACGATGCTGATGTCCTACGCCATGCACGCGGGCCTGCACGGTCATGGCATGGACACGCTGAGTGAACGCTACCTCAACCACACCCCGCTGCCGATCAAGCCGCTGCTGGGGTCCGGCAAATCCGCGATCACCTTCGACAAGGTGCCGCTTGCCGATGCCGTCCCCTACGCCGCCGAGGATGCCGACATCACCCTGCGCCTGTGGCAGCTGTTCAAACCGCAGCTGCACCGCGCGCAAACCACCCGCGTCTACGAAACACTCGAACGCCCGCTCGTCCCCGTTCTGGCACAGATGGAGCGTCACGGCGTCAAGGTCGACCGCGACACCCTCAGCCGCATGTCCAACGCCTTTGCCCAGAAAATGGGCGCGCTCGAGGCCGAGATCCACGAACTCGCCGGGCGCAGCTTCAACGTCGGCTCGCCCAAGCAACTGGGCGAAATCCTGTTCGACGAAATGGGCCTTGAGGGCGGCAAGAAGGGCAAGACGGGCGCCTACGCCACCGGCGCCGACGTGCTCGAAGACCTCGCCACCGAACATGACCTGCCCGCCCGCGTGCTCGACTGGCGGCAACTGTCAAAGCTTAAATCCACCTACACCGACGCGCTGCAGGACCACATCAACCCCGACACGGGCCGCGTGCATACGTCCTATTCCATCACCGGCGCTTCCACCGGGCGCCTCGCCTCCACCGATCCCAACCTGCAAAACATCCCCATCCGCACCGAAGAAGGCCGCCGCATCCGCGAGGCGTTCGTCGCCGAAGAGGGCAAGACGCTGGTCGCCCTCGACTATTCCCAGATCGAATTGCGCCTGCTGGCCCACATCGCCGACATCCCCGAGCTGAAACAGGCCTTTGCCGACGGGCACGACATCCACGCCATGACCGCGTCCGAGATGTTCAATGTCCCGATGGACGAAATGACGTCAGACGTGCGCCGTCAGGCCAAGGCGATCAATTTCGGCGTCATCTACGGCATCTCGGGCTTTGGCCTTGCGCGCAATCTGCGCATCCCGCGGGCCGAGGCGCAGGGATTCATCGACCGCTATTTCGAACGCTTCCCCGGCATCCGCAAATACATGGACGACACCAAATCCTTCGCCAGGGAACACGGGTTCGTGCAAACCCTCTTTGGCCGCAAAATCCACACGCCCGAAATCGCCTCCAAGGGTCCGCGCGCAGGCTTCGCCGCCCGCGCCGCGATCAACGCGCCCATTCAGGGCACCGCCGCCGACGTCATCCGCCGCGCGATGATCCGCATGCCCGACGCCATCGCGGGACAGCCGGCCAAGATGCTGCTGCAAGTACACGACGAATTGCTGTTCGAGGTCGATCAAGGCGCCGAAGACACGCTGATCGACACTGCCCGCAAAGTGATGGAAGCCGCGTCCGACCCGGTCGTCAAACTCGACGTGTCCCTCTCGGTCGACGCGGGCACCGGCAGCAACTGGGCCGAGGCGCATTAG
- a CDS encoding DUF2798 domain-containing protein produces MIPARFAPVLFGLILSGLMSCIVSGIATFRAMGLVEGVGAAWLGAWLFSWVVAFPTVLFVAPMTRRLVARLVAQGPKG; encoded by the coding sequence GTGATCCCCGCCCGATTTGCGCCGGTCCTTTTTGGCCTGATCCTGTCGGGGCTGATGTCGTGCATCGTCTCGGGCATCGCCACGTTTCGGGCGATGGGGCTGGTCGAGGGCGTGGGGGCGGCGTGGCTGGGCGCGTGGCTGTTCAGCTGGGTCGTCGCCTTTCCGACGGTGCTGTTCGTGGCGCCGATGACGCGCAGATTGGTCGCGCGGTTGGTGGCGCAGGGGCCAAAAGGTTAA
- a CDS encoding zinc-finger domain-containing protein: MTAQTPETRIVDSYRIACDGGEGALGHPRVWYQIPADKGWVECGYCDCKFIHRDFEGKV, encoded by the coding sequence ATGACAGCCCAAACGCCCGAAACCCGCATCGTTGACAGCTATCGCATCGCCTGCGACGGCGGCGAAGGCGCGTTGGGCCATCCGCGCGTCTGGTATCAGATCCCGGCGGACAAGGGCTGGGTCGAATGTGGCTATTGCGATTGCAAGTTCATCCACCGCGATTTCGAGGGCAAAGTCTGA
- a CDS encoding ABC transporter ATP-binding protein — MLEVSGINTLYGKAHVLRDLAFPVARGQVVALLGRNGAGKSTTMKSIMQLVRPASGSITFQGEQLIGLPSHKVAKMGLGYVPEDRRVFTDLTVMENLIVGQQPPREGAVTWTQDMLFDLFPNLAERRGNRGKALSGGEQQMLTIARTLMGNPLFVLLDEPSEGVAPVIVEQMARVIKQLKSEGLTVLLSEQNLHFAQAVADRAVIIESGEAMFEGTLAELNAQPEVRDAYLAA, encoded by the coding sequence ATGCTTGAGGTCAGCGGGATCAACACGCTTTACGGCAAGGCGCATGTGCTGCGCGATCTGGCGTTTCCGGTGGCGCGGGGGCAGGTGGTGGCGCTGCTGGGGCGCAACGGGGCCGGCAAATCCACCACGATGAAATCCATCATGCAGCTGGTGCGCCCGGCCTCGGGCAGCATCACCTTTCAGGGGGAGCAGCTGATCGGTCTTCCCTCGCACAAGGTGGCCAAGATGGGGCTGGGATACGTGCCCGAGGACCGGCGCGTGTTCACGGATCTGACGGTGATGGAAAACCTGATCGTGGGCCAGCAGCCCCCGCGCGAGGGCGCCGTGACATGGACGCAGGACATGCTGTTTGATCTGTTCCCCAACCTCGCCGAGCGGCGCGGCAACCGGGGCAAGGCCCTGTCGGGGGGCGAGCAGCAAATGCTGACGATTGCACGCACGCTGATGGGCAACCCGCTGTTCGTGCTGCTCGATGAGCCGAGCGAGGGGGTCGCTCCGGTGATCGTGGAGCAGATGGCGCGGGTGATCAAACAGCTGAAATCCGAGGGGCTGACGGTATTGCTCTCTGAGCAGAACCTGCATTTTGCGCAGGCCGTGGCCGACCGTGCCGTGATTATCGAAAGTGGCGAGGCGATGTTTGAAGGCACGCTTGCCGAATTGAACGCCCAGCCGGAGGTGCGCGATGCGTATCTTGCGGCCTGA
- a CDS encoding ABC transporter substrate-binding protein gives MKRKTFLKGLIAATAFAALPLTAAAEDTIKIGEINHYKRLAAFAGPYKLGIELAIEEVNEAGGVLGKPLEFIFRDDQGEPGEAIKIAEELMTREGAVMLTGTILSNVGLAISSFAGEKGYVYLASEPLADSIVWGAGNPYTFRLRASTYMQAAMLAEAAAKTDAVTYATIAPNYAYGKDAVAAFKENLTRLKPEVEFVAEQWPGVFKIDAGAEVQALERAKPDAIYNVTFGPDLAKFVREGGDRGLFDGRQIFGLLSGEPEYLDPLGDEAPEGWIVTGYPWYDLTDGPEGAFVKAYQAAYNDYPRVGSLVGYMTVQSIVAALERAGSTESEAIRAAFEGLDVSTPMGEITFREIDNQSTAGAYVGTTALRDGGGIMVDWEYKDGANYLPSDEEVKKLRPSE, from the coding sequence ATGAAACGCAAGACATTCCTGAAAGGGTTGATCGCCGCCACGGCCTTTGCCGCGCTGCCGCTGACGGCCGCCGCCGAAGACACGATCAAGATTGGCGAAATCAACCATTACAAACGCCTCGCGGCCTTTGCCGGCCCCTACAAGCTGGGCATCGAGCTGGCCATCGAAGAGGTCAATGAGGCAGGCGGTGTGCTGGGCAAACCGCTTGAGTTCATCTTTCGCGACGATCAGGGCGAGCCCGGCGAGGCGATCAAGATCGCCGAAGAGCTGATGACGCGTGAGGGTGCCGTAATGCTGACGGGCACGATCCTGTCGAACGTGGGCCTCGCGATCTCAAGCTTCGCGGGCGAGAAGGGCTATGTCTACCTCGCGTCGGAGCCTTTGGCGGACAGCATCGTCTGGGGAGCGGGCAATCCCTATACCTTCCGTCTGCGCGCCTCGACTTACATGCAGGCCGCGATGCTGGCGGAGGCGGCGGCCAAGACCGACGCCGTGACCTACGCCACGATTGCCCCGAACTATGCCTACGGCAAGGATGCGGTCGCGGCGTTCAAGGAGAACCTGACGCGCCTCAAGCCCGAGGTGGAATTCGTGGCCGAGCAGTGGCCGGGCGTGTTCAAGATCGACGCAGGCGCGGAGGTGCAGGCGCTGGAGCGGGCCAAGCCCGACGCGATCTACAACGTGACGTTCGGGCCTGATCTCGCGAAATTCGTGCGCGAGGGCGGTGATCGGGGGCTTTTCGACGGGCGCCAGATCTTTGGCCTTTTGTCGGGCGAGCCGGAGTATCTGGACCCGCTGGGCGATGAAGCGCCCGAAGGCTGGATCGTGACGGGCTATCCCTGGTACGATCTGACGGATGGTCCCGAGGGCGCGTTCGTGAAGGCGTATCAGGCGGCCTATAACGACTATCCGCGCGTCGGCTCGCTGGTCGGCTACATGACGGTGCAATCCATCGTCGCGGCGCTGGAGCGTGCCGGATCGACCGAAAGCGAAGCGATCCGCGCGGCCTTTGAGGGGCTGGATGTGAGCACACCGATGGGTGAGATCACCTTCCGCGAGATCGACAACCAATCGACTGCCGGCGCCTACGTCGGCACGACCGCGCTGCGCGATGGCGGCGGCATCATGGTCGATTGGGAGTACAAGGACGGCGCGAACTATCTGCCGTCGGACGAAGAAGTCAAAAAGCTCCGCCCGTCGGAGTGA
- a CDS encoding amino acid synthesis family protein produces MPDTQLRKTILTVEEVFHENGPAPEAPLLRGAIVAVIKNPYAGAYVADIQPFMDDLKPLGLLMATKLATALGGADRIEGYGKGAIVGEAGEIEHGALWHAPGGYAMRELLGDARAIVPSTKKVGGVGARLDVPITHINASYVRGHFDAMEVGCNDAPRADEMAVVLVMTTGARIHNRAGGLDAADITGEDGLR; encoded by the coding sequence ATGCCTGACACCCAGCTGCGCAAGACCATCCTCACCGTCGAGGAGGTCTTTCACGAAAACGGCCCCGCCCCCGAAGCACCGCTCCTGCGGGGCGCCATCGTGGCCGTGATCAAAAACCCCTACGCGGGCGCCTATGTGGCGGACATCCAGCCCTTCATGGACGATCTCAAACCGCTGGGCCTGCTGATGGCGACCAAACTCGCCACAGCCCTCGGCGGGGCAGACCGCATCGAAGGCTACGGCAAAGGCGCAATCGTCGGCGAGGCCGGGGAGATCGAGCATGGCGCGCTCTGGCACGCGCCGGGCGGCTACGCCATGCGCGAGCTGCTGGGCGATGCCCGCGCCATCGTGCCCTCGACCAAGAAGGTCGGCGGCGTTGGCGCCCGGCTCGACGTGCCGATCACGCATATCAATGCTTCTTACGTGCGCGGACATTTCGACGCGATGGAGGTCGGCTGCAACGACGCGCCGCGTGCCGATGAAATGGCCGTGGTGCTGGTGATGACCACCGGCGCGCGCATCCACAACCGCGCGGGCGGTCTGGACGCCGCCGACATTACGGGCGAGGATGGCCTGAGATGA
- a CDS encoding MarR family winged helix-turn-helix transcriptional regulator — MDGTRPHGDYRLDDQIGFLLRLASQRHGIIFQRLMRDGLTPTQFTTLIRVSEEGEISQNHLGRLAAMDVATIKGVVDRLKRKGLLQTRQDPGDKRRTSISLTQAGQSLIAELTAIGHSISDETLDPLTAQERATLVALLRKIT; from the coding sequence ATGGACGGGACGCGGCCACACGGCGACTACCGGCTCGACGATCAGATCGGGTTCCTGCTGCGGCTGGCCAGCCAGCGCCACGGGATCATCTTTCAACGGCTGATGCGTGACGGGCTGACGCCCACACAATTCACCACCCTCATCCGCGTCTCGGAAGAGGGCGAGATCTCGCAAAATCATCTGGGCCGTCTGGCGGCAATGGACGTGGCAACGATCAAGGGCGTCGTTGACCGGCTCAAACGCAAGGGCCTGCTGCAAACCCGTCAGGATCCCGGCGACAAGCGCCGCACCTCGATCTCGCTGACCCAAGCGGGCCAAAGCCTCATCGCAGAGCTGACCGCCATCGGCCACAGCATCAGCGATGAAACCCTCGATCCGCTCACCGCGCAGGAACGCGCAACGCTCGTGGCGCTCCTGCGCAAGATTACCTAG
- a CDS encoding ABC transporter ATP-binding protein, producing MSAVLETRGLTRHFGAIVAVNDVSFQLKKGELLALIGPNGAGKSTCFNMLMGQLPPTSGDVLLEGQSIKGLKPREVWRRGVGRTFQITATYSSMTVVENVQMALMSHHREIYRIRPYAHQQHRAAAIALLDTVGMAAQADRHCAVLAYGDLKRMELAIALAHDPTLLLMDEPTAGMAPKERVALMQLTADIVRDRGVSVLFTEHDMDVVFAHSHRIMVLNRGELIAEGNAEEIRANPMVQEVYLGGGSVFGEGETAHA from the coding sequence ATGAGCGCCGTTCTGGAAACACGCGGGCTGACCCGCCATTTTGGCGCCATCGTGGCGGTCAATGACGTGTCGTTCCAGCTGAAAAAGGGCGAGCTTTTGGCGCTGATCGGCCCCAATGGTGCGGGCAAGAGCACGTGTTTCAACATGCTGATGGGGCAGTTGCCGCCCACCTCTGGCGATGTGCTGCTGGAAGGGCAGAGCATCAAGGGGCTGAAACCGCGCGAGGTCTGGCGGCGCGGGGTCGGCCGCACGTTTCAGATCACGGCGACCTATTCCTCGATGACGGTGGTGGAGAACGTGCAGATGGCGCTGATGTCGCATCACCGCGAGATCTACCGCATCCGCCCCTACGCGCATCAGCAACACCGCGCGGCGGCGATTGCGCTGCTGGACACGGTGGGCATGGCCGCGCAGGCGGACCGCCACTGCGCGGTGCTGGCCTACGGCGATCTCAAACGGATGGAGCTGGCGATTGCGCTGGCGCATGATCCGACGCTGTTGCTGATGGACGAGCCGACGGCAGGCATGGCCCCGAAAGAGCGCGTCGCGCTGATGCAGCTGACGGCGGATATCGTGCGCGACCGGGGCGTGAGCGTTCTGTTCACCGAGCATGACATGGATGTCGTCTTTGCCCATTCGCACCGGATCATGGTGCTAAACCGCGGGGAGCTGATTGCCGAGGGCAACGCGGAGGAGATCCGCGCCAACCCGATGGTGCAGGAGGTCTATCTGGGCGGCGGCAGCGTCTTTGGTGAGGGGGAGACGGCCCATGCTTGA